A genome region from Armatimonadota bacterium includes the following:
- a CDS encoding TldD/PmbA family protein, producing the protein MDYRQFAQDVVAAAMLAGAHEAEVYLQTGSQFDVNVRLGDVETLTQASSKGLGLRVFVDKRMAFASTTDFGADTIADMVRTTVQLAKQAGRDRFNGLPDTGPAAVPDLELFDHSIADLATDRKIEMARESETAALSYDDRITNSYGGGFSSSSGSSIIANSNGICCEKSGTYCGIGCAPLAEQEGRKEVASYGCGKRFLDQLEPPDFVGREAARRAVQKLGARKVETQKAPVVFEWSVASILWDAVFDALDGEGVHRGMSFLKNKLGKRVASPLVTLMDDPLMRSGIGSMPFDGEGVPTRCKTVVEDGILRMYFYDARTARRYGDEPSGNARRGYSGTPSIGPTNFYLRPTQVAPEEIVRGISNGFYVTETMGHGISAVTGDFSVGASGMWIRDGELAFPVHEVTIAGNMLEMMLNVEQIGDDAKFTSSIVSPTFKIAEMTVSGK; encoded by the coding sequence ATGGACTACCGGCAGTTCGCACAAGATGTAGTGGCGGCCGCGATGCTCGCGGGCGCTCACGAGGCCGAGGTCTACCTCCAGACCGGCAGCCAGTTCGACGTCAACGTCCGGCTCGGAGACGTCGAGACCCTGACGCAGGCGTCGTCGAAAGGCCTCGGTCTGCGCGTCTTCGTGGACAAGCGGATGGCTTTCGCCAGCACGACCGACTTCGGCGCCGACACGATCGCCGACATGGTTCGGACCACGGTACAACTGGCGAAGCAAGCCGGGCGCGACCGGTTCAACGGCCTGCCGGACACCGGACCGGCCGCCGTTCCGGACCTCGAGCTCTTCGACCACTCCATCGCCGACCTGGCTACCGACCGCAAGATCGAGATGGCCCGCGAGTCGGAGACTGCCGCGCTCTCGTACGACGACCGGATCACGAACAGCTACGGCGGCGGGTTCAGCAGTTCCTCGGGCAGTTCGATCATCGCCAACTCGAACGGTATCTGCTGCGAGAAGTCGGGTACTTACTGCGGTATCGGGTGCGCCCCCCTCGCCGAGCAGGAAGGCCGGAAGGAGGTCGCCTCCTACGGCTGCGGGAAGCGTTTCCTGGACCAACTCGAGCCCCCCGATTTCGTAGGGCGAGAGGCGGCTCGTCGGGCCGTTCAGAAGCTCGGAGCGCGGAAGGTGGAGACGCAGAAGGCTCCAGTGGTCTTCGAGTGGAGCGTCGCCTCGATCCTTTGGGACGCCGTCTTCGACGCGCTCGACGGCGAGGGAGTCCACCGGGGCATGTCCTTCCTCAAGAACAAGCTGGGCAAGAGAGTGGCGTCGCCGCTCGTCACGCTGATGGACGACCCGTTGATGCGCTCCGGCATAGGTTCGATGCCGTTCGATGGGGAGGGCGTGCCGACACGGTGCAAGACGGTCGTGGAGGACGGTATCCTCAGAATGTACTTCTATGACGCCCGGACCGCGCGCAGGTACGGGGATGAACCCTCCGGCAACGCCCGGCGCGGCTACTCGGGCACTCCGAGTATCGGCCCGACGAACTTCTACCTGCGGCCGACGCAGGTGGCCCCGGAGGAAATCGTCCGGGGCATATCGAACGGCTTCTACGTCACCGAGACTATGGGGCACGGCATCAGCGCCGTCACCGGCGACTTCTCCGTGGGCGCGTCCGGCATGTGGATCAGGGACGGCGAACTCGCGTTCCCCGTGCATGAGGTGACCATCGCCGGGAACATGCTCGAGATGATGCTGAACGTGGAGCAGATCGGCGACGACGCGAAGTTCACGTCCTCCATCGTGAGCCCCACATTCAAGATCGCCGAAATGACCGTCAGCGGCAAGTGA
- the tldD gene encoding metalloprotease TldD (responsible for the proteolytic maturation of the E. coli pMccB17 plasmid-encoded microcin B17, an exported protein that targets the essential topoisomerase II DNA gyrase; degrades the E. coli plasmid F-encoded CcdA) gives MPTVEPGISALLPKEAIEELLSAALSRGGDFAEVYVQRSKSTSIPLEERKIRSAEMRVAQGVGIRVLSGEKTGYAYSDRLDMESLLESARTAAHIAAGPGCERPVNVSSETVPDYYTVGIEPSARPVAEKISLVKRANKAAYDYDHRIKQVDAGFSDDEKEIVVANSDGLWIADRQTMIRMRVACLAGHKGVSRSGSYGGGGRVGMEYFDSVSPEEIGREAARVAVIQLDAVPAPAGMMPVVIKNAWGGVLLHEAVGHGLEADFVRKKTSIFEGRVGQKVAADICTLVDDATVPGARGTINIDDEGTPGQRNVLIENGALRGYMTDRLNGGLLGLPLTGNGRRQSYHDYPIPRMTCFFMEAGDSDPDEIVQSVKRGVYAGFFSGGQVDITNGNFTFSITEGYLIENGKLTAPIRGATLIGNGPDILTKVVMVGSDLALDAGIGTCGKGGQSVPTTVGMPTVKVSEMTVGGTETE, from the coding sequence ATGCCGACTGTCGAGCCGGGAATCTCCGCTCTGCTCCCGAAAGAAGCGATCGAGGAACTGCTCTCCGCCGCGCTCAGCCGCGGGGGCGACTTCGCCGAGGTCTACGTCCAGCGGTCGAAGAGCACGAGCATCCCTCTCGAGGAGCGCAAGATCCGGTCCGCCGAGATGCGGGTCGCGCAGGGAGTCGGAATCCGCGTGCTCTCCGGGGAGAAGACCGGATATGCATACTCCGACCGCCTCGACATGGAGAGCCTTCTGGAATCCGCCCGCACCGCCGCCCATATCGCCGCGGGGCCGGGCTGTGAGAGGCCCGTCAACGTCTCATCCGAGACTGTGCCCGATTACTACACCGTCGGCATCGAACCATCGGCCCGCCCGGTCGCCGAGAAGATCTCGCTGGTAAAGCGCGCGAACAAGGCCGCATACGACTACGATCACCGGATCAAGCAGGTAGATGCCGGCTTCTCGGACGACGAGAAGGAGATCGTGGTCGCCAACTCCGACGGCCTCTGGATCGCCGACCGCCAGACGATGATCCGCATGAGAGTCGCCTGTCTCGCCGGCCACAAGGGCGTCTCCCGCAGCGGGAGCTACGGCGGCGGCGGTCGAGTGGGCATGGAGTATTTCGACTCCGTCTCTCCCGAGGAGATCGGCCGAGAGGCCGCCAGGGTAGCCGTCATCCAACTCGATGCCGTGCCCGCTCCCGCCGGGATGATGCCGGTCGTGATCAAGAACGCATGGGGCGGGGTGCTCCTCCACGAGGCCGTCGGGCACGGGCTCGAGGCCGATTTCGTCCGCAAGAAGACGAGCATCTTCGAGGGCAGGGTGGGGCAGAAGGTCGCCGCCGACATCTGCACGCTCGTGGACGACGCTACCGTCCCGGGCGCCCGGGGCACCATCAACATAGATGACGAGGGCACGCCGGGACAGCGCAACGTGCTGATCGAGAACGGAGCGCTTCGCGGCTACATGACCGACCGCCTGAACGGCGGGCTTCTCGGACTCCCTCTCACGGGCAACGGCCGGCGCCAGAGCTACCACGACTACCCTATCCCGCGCATGACATGCTTCTTCATGGAGGCCGGCGACTCCGATCCCGACGAGATCGTGCAGTCCGTCAAGCGCGGGGTCTACGCGGGTTTCTTCAGCGGCGGCCAGGTGGACATAACCAACGGCAACTTCACCTTCAGCATCACCGAGGGCTATCTCATAGAAAACGGCAAGCTCACCGCCCCGATCCGCGGCGCGACTCTCATCGGCAACGGGCCGGACATCCTGACGAAGGTTGTGATGGTCGGCTCCGACCTGGCGCTCGACGCGGGGATCGGCACCTGCGGCAAGGGTGGGCAGTCCGTGCCGACCACCGTCGGTATGCCGACCGTCAAGGTTTCCGAGATGACCGTCGGCGGGACGGAGACTGAGTAG
- the clpB gene encoding ATP-dependent chaperone ClpB, with the protein MRMDKFTIKAQEAVQEAQNLADRNGQQEIGAEHLLLALLTQEEGVVTPVLQKIGVDPRAAQRQVEALLDRMPKVQGVTGQVYISAELKSALDKAWDEAQRMKDEYVSTEHLLLAISESKSEAGNILRSLGAAKDKILQALTDVRGTARVTDQNPEEKYQALERYGRDLTEMARKGKLDPVIGRDEEIRRVVQVLSRRTKNNPVLIGEPGVGKTAIVEGLAQRIESGDIPEGLKDKRLIALDIGGMIAGAKYRGEFEDRMKAVLREVAEAEGEVILFIDELHTVVGAGAAEGAVDASNMLKPMLARGELRCVGATTLDEYRKHIEKDAALERRFQPIVVGEPDVDDTIAILRGLKERYEVHHGVKINDSAIVAAAVLSHRYIADRFLPDKAIDLIDESASRLRIEIDSMPVEIDVIERRIRQLEIEREALKKETDKTAKERLGKLEKELADLREQSAEMKAHWQNEKDVVRRIQQTKEQIEQARIDLQHAERDADLQKAAELRYGTMLSLEKELEEQTAGLVEVQKDRKMLKEEVDEEDIAEVVSKWTGIPVSRMMEGEMQKLVHMDERLKERVVGQDEAVQAVSNAVRRARAGLQDPNRPIGSFIFMGPTGVGKTELARALAEFLFDDEKAMIRLDMSEYMEKHSVARMIGAPPGYVGFEEGGQLTEAVRRRPYSVLLFDEIEKAHQDVFNVLLQILDEGRMTDGQGRTVDFKNTVIIMTSNVGSQWIQEMAGTDDREMRGRVTEALRAQFRPEFLNRLDEIIIFNSLSAEHIKAIVEIQLGYLRKRLADRKIEIEVTDRAEQELAAEGFDPTYGARPLKRTIQKRIQDPLAMKILEGEFHDGDRITVDALDGEFAFTRAVAAEVG; encoded by the coding sequence ATGAGAATGGACAAGTTTACGATCAAGGCACAGGAAGCCGTCCAGGAGGCGCAGAACCTCGCGGACCGGAACGGGCAACAGGAGATCGGCGCGGAGCACCTTCTTCTTGCATTACTGACGCAGGAGGAGGGCGTCGTCACGCCTGTCCTCCAGAAGATCGGCGTGGACCCACGCGCGGCTCAGCGACAGGTGGAGGCTCTGCTCGACCGCATGCCTAAGGTCCAGGGCGTCACCGGCCAGGTCTACATCTCGGCCGAGCTCAAATCCGCGCTCGACAAGGCCTGGGACGAGGCCCAGCGGATGAAGGACGAGTACGTCAGCACGGAGCACCTCCTTCTGGCGATCTCCGAGTCGAAGAGCGAGGCGGGCAACATACTCCGGTCGCTCGGCGCGGCGAAGGACAAGATCCTCCAGGCTCTGACCGACGTACGGGGGACCGCGCGAGTCACCGATCAGAACCCCGAGGAGAAGTACCAGGCGCTGGAGAGATACGGCCGCGATCTGACCGAGATGGCGCGCAAGGGGAAGCTCGACCCGGTGATCGGCCGGGACGAGGAGATTCGGCGGGTGGTCCAGGTACTGTCCCGGCGCACCAAGAACAACCCGGTGCTGATCGGCGAACCGGGGGTCGGCAAGACGGCGATCGTCGAGGGCCTCGCGCAGCGCATCGAGTCCGGCGACATCCCCGAGGGACTGAAGGACAAGCGGCTGATCGCGCTGGACATCGGGGGGATGATCGCGGGCGCTAAGTACCGGGGCGAGTTCGAGGACCGCATGAAGGCCGTTCTTCGCGAGGTCGCGGAAGCCGAGGGCGAGGTCATCCTCTTCATTGACGAGCTGCACACCGTGGTGGGAGCGGGGGCCGCCGAAGGCGCGGTGGACGCCTCGAACATGCTGAAGCCGATGCTCGCGCGGGGCGAGCTTCGTTGCGTCGGCGCGACCACGCTCGACGAGTACCGCAAGCACATCGAGAAGGACGCCGCCCTCGAGCGGAGGTTCCAGCCGATCGTCGTAGGGGAGCCGGACGTGGACGACACGATCGCCATACTGCGCGGCCTGAAGGAGCGGTATGAGGTCCACCACGGCGTGAAGATCAACGACTCGGCGATCGTGGCGGCGGCGGTGCTCTCGCACCGGTACATCGCGGACCGGTTCCTGCCGGACAAGGCGATTGACCTGATTGACGAGTCCGCGTCACGCCTGCGCATCGAGATTGACAGCATGCCCGTGGAGATAGACGTGATCGAGCGGCGGATCAGGCAGCTCGAGATCGAGCGCGAGGCCCTGAAGAAGGAGACCGACAAGACCGCCAAGGAACGCCTCGGGAAGCTGGAGAAGGAGCTTGCCGACCTGCGCGAGCAGAGCGCGGAGATGAAGGCCCACTGGCAGAACGAGAAGGACGTAGTGCGCCGCATCCAGCAGACGAAGGAGCAGATCGAGCAGGCTAGGATAGACCTCCAGCACGCCGAGCGCGATGCCGACCTTCAGAAGGCCGCCGAGCTCAGGTACGGCACGATGCTCTCCCTCGAGAAGGAACTGGAGGAGCAGACCGCCGGCCTGGTGGAGGTCCAGAAGGACCGCAAGATGCTCAAGGAGGAGGTGGACGAGGAGGACATCGCCGAGGTCGTGAGCAAGTGGACCGGCATCCCCGTCTCCAGGATGATGGAAGGCGAGATGCAGAAACTCGTCCACATGGACGAGCGGCTCAAGGAGCGGGTGGTCGGCCAGGACGAGGCGGTTCAGGCGGTCTCGAATGCCGTCAGACGCGCGCGAGCCGGCCTGCAGGACCCGAACCGGCCGATCGGGAGCTTCATCTTCATGGGGCCGACGGGCGTCGGCAAGACCGAGCTTGCCCGGGCGCTCGCGGAGTTCCTGTTCGACGACGAGAAGGCGATGATCCGGCTCGACATGTCCGAGTACATGGAGAAGCATTCGGTCGCGCGGATGATCGGCGCGCCGCCGGGGTACGTCGGCTTCGAGGAGGGCGGACAGCTCACCGAGGCGGTCCGTCGGAGGCCGTACAGCGTGCTGCTCTTCGACGAGATCGAGAAGGCGCACCAGGACGTGTTCAACGTGCTGCTCCAGATCCTGGACGAGGGCCGGATGACCGACGGCCAGGGCCGGACGGTCGACTTCAAGAACACGGTGATCATCATGACGTCGAACGTCGGCTCGCAGTGGATTCAGGAGATGGCCGGGACCGATGACCGGGAGATGCGGGGCCGGGTCACGGAGGCCCTGCGGGCGCAGTTCCGGCCGGAGTTCCTGAACCGGCTCGACGAGATCATCATCTTCAACTCGCTCTCGGCCGAGCACATCAAGGCGATCGTCGAGATCCAGCTCGGGTACCTGAGGAAGCGGCTCGCGGACCGGAAGATCGAGATCGAGGTGACCGACCGGGCGGAACAGGAGCTTGCGGCCGAGGGGTTCGACCCGACCTACGGCGCGCGCCCGCTCAAGCGGACGATCCAGAAGCGGATCCAGGACCCGCTTGCGATGAAGATCCTGGAGGGCGAGTTCCACGACGGCGACCGCATCACCGTGGACGCGCTCGATGGGGAGTTCGCCTTCACCCGGGCGGTCGCGGCAGAGGTTGGGTAG
- a CDS encoding nucleotidyltransferase domain-containing protein, with the protein MNPQTAEQLDELVKRIVDAVHPLRIILFGSAARNEMGPDSDVDVLVVMPDGTDRLEVAQYLHTQFFGIPLAVDVVVATPTDLALYGQSIGLVYRTVLEEGRELYAA; encoded by the coding sequence ATGAACCCTCAGACCGCCGAACAACTGGATGAACTGGTCAAGCGCATAGTGGATGCCGTCCATCCACTGAGAATCATTCTTTTCGGTTCCGCCGCAAGGAATGAAATGGGTCCTGATAGCGATGTGGATGTATTGGTCGTGATGCCGGATGGGACTGACCGCCTGGAGGTCGCACAGTACCTGCACACGCAGTTCTTCGGGATACCTCTCGCAGTTGACGTTGTCGTAGCAACCCCGACAGATCTCGCACTCTACGGTCAGAGCATAGGTTTGGTCTATCGAACCGTGCTCGAAGAAGGCAGGGAGTTGTATGCCGCGTAG
- a CDS encoding HEPN domain-containing protein encodes MPRSLDSPLTWMEYAKSDLAAARGPAPEGVMLEILCFHAQQAAEKSIKAVLVARGVPFPRIHSIERLTDLLPPDIARTADVLESARLTAYATVFRYPGMPDPVSEERYDEAVRLAEAVVSWAEETLRKMSAF; translated from the coding sequence ATGCCGCGTAGCCTGGATTCCCCGCTAACGTGGATGGAGTACGCAAAGAGTGACCTGGCGGCCGCCCGGGGACCTGCTCCCGAGGGTGTAATGCTGGAGATTCTGTGTTTCCATGCTCAGCAGGCCGCAGAGAAGAGCATCAAAGCCGTTCTTGTGGCAAGAGGCGTACCATTCCCAAGGATACATAGCATTGAGCGCCTCACCGATCTCCTGCCACCCGATATTGCGAGGACAGCCGACGTTCTTGAGTCTGCCCGACTTACTGCATATGCGACCGTGTTCCGCTACCCTGGCATGCCGGACCCGGTTTCCGAAGAAAGGTACGACGAAGCCGTTCGTCTCGCTGAAGCCGTCGTCTCCTGGGCTGAAGAGACCCTGCGGAAGATGAGCGCTTTCTGA
- a CDS encoding SDR family oxidoreductase, with protein sequence MEPADLYCQELQTAPQPQLGKILVTGATGYVGGRLVPELLCRGYDVRVMVRAPSAELGDRWPEVEAVVGDALDYDSLLPALEGIHTAYYLIHSLLGGHERFEELDIRAAENFRRAADQQKVSRIIYLGALGDIRSKLSAHLRSRQDVSAELSRGSAQVTALRAAVITGSGSASFEVMSYLARRLPVILLPPWAETRCQPIAIRNVTAYLVGVLESPETAGVSYDIGGPDILSYREMLQTFADIFGLRRLYIRLPVYNLRVTAYLVSLLTPVAHSIVHSLLESAANNVVCQNDDIRKIVGMKLLPYREAVLRALSREEQDRIHTRWSDAYPPAHELMMRLDETSREKLYTKSASLVTSRPAAELFGSTCRIGGRHGWFGTTGLWRLRGSLDKALLGVGSARGRRDSRTLRVNDVVDFWRVEDIVPEKRLLLRAEMRLPGRAWLEFRLDPEPMGGHRLSVHAYYEPSGFWGRAYWYATYPFHAFIFRDLIEQIERCRPDGSEDAE encoded by the coding sequence TTGGAGCCCGCGGATCTATATTGTCAGGAACTTCAGACGGCGCCTCAGCCGCAGCTAGGCAAGATTCTCGTGACGGGCGCGACCGGCTACGTCGGCGGGCGGCTCGTGCCGGAGCTTCTGTGTCGCGGATACGACGTGCGGGTGATGGTGCGCGCCCCGTCGGCCGAACTCGGCGACCGATGGCCCGAGGTCGAGGCCGTCGTGGGTGACGCCCTCGACTATGACAGCCTTCTGCCGGCCTTGGAGGGGATTCACACCGCCTACTACCTGATCCATTCCCTGCTCGGCGGCCACGAGCGATTCGAGGAACTCGACATCCGGGCGGCGGAGAACTTCAGGAGAGCCGCGGATCAGCAGAAGGTCAGCCGGATCATCTACCTGGGCGCGCTGGGGGACATCCGGTCGAAGCTGTCCGCACATCTCCGCAGCAGGCAGGATGTTTCGGCGGAACTGTCGAGGGGAAGCGCGCAGGTAACAGCGCTGCGGGCGGCCGTGATAACCGGCTCGGGGAGCGCCTCGTTCGAGGTGATGTCATACCTGGCACGGCGTCTTCCCGTGATCCTGCTCCCGCCATGGGCGGAGACCAGGTGCCAGCCGATAGCGATTCGGAATGTGACAGCGTACCTGGTGGGCGTACTGGAATCGCCGGAAACCGCCGGCGTGTCATACGACATCGGCGGCCCCGACATCTTGAGCTACCGGGAGATGCTCCAGACCTTCGCGGACATATTCGGACTGAGGCGGCTCTACATCCGCCTTCCGGTCTACAACCTCAGGGTGACCGCATATCTGGTCAGCCTGTTGACCCCCGTGGCGCACTCGATCGTCCACAGCCTCCTTGAGAGCGCGGCGAACAACGTCGTCTGCCAGAACGACGATATCCGGAAGATCGTCGGCATGAAGCTGCTGCCGTACCGGGAGGCCGTACTGCGGGCGCTCTCGCGGGAGGAGCAGGACCGCATCCACACGAGATGGTCGGACGCCTATCCGCCCGCCCACGAGTTGATGATGAGGCTGGACGAGACGTCCCGGGAGAAGCTCTATACAAAGTCAGCCTCCCTCGTCACCAGCCGACCCGCCGCCGAGCTGTTCGGATCTACGTGCCGTATCGGAGGTCGGCACGGGTGGTTCGGCACGACCGGGCTCTGGAGGCTGAGGGGATCGCTGGACAAGGCGCTCCTGGGCGTGGGATCGGCGCGCGGCCGGCGCGACTCGCGGACGCTCAGGGTGAACGACGTCGTGGACTTCTGGCGGGTAGAGGATATCGTGCCGGAGAAGCGCCTGCTCCTTCGCGCGGAGATGAGACTGCCGGGCCGGGCATGGCTCGAGTTCCGCCTCGATCCCGAACCGATGGGCGGACACAGGCTGTCCGTCCACGCGTACTACGAGCCGTCGGGTTTCTGGGGCAGAGCGTACTGGTACGCGACCTACCCGTTTCACGCATTCATATTCCGGGACCTGATCGAACAGATCGAACGGTGCAGGCCCGACGGATCGGAAGACGCGGAGTGA
- the hisF gene encoding imidazole glycerol phosphate synthase subunit HisF yields MARVSIMPCLDMQNGRVVKGVHFVDIRDAGDPVECARAYCAAGADEIALLDITATVEGRGTMLDVVRRVADAAAVPFTVGGGISDVKSAEAVLDAGADKISTSSAAFRNPQLIPTMVREFGGEKVTVAIDVDVNPSLPSGYEVYIDGGRTATGKDAVEWAKQVNGYAVGCILPTSKAGDGAKTGYDLPIIRKIAAVASCPVVASGGAGTLEHFYEAVEAGATVLLAASVFHFGIISIPELKRYLKDRGVDVA; encoded by the coding sequence ATGGCCAGAGTGAGCATCATGCCGTGCCTGGATATGCAGAATGGGCGAGTCGTCAAGGGAGTGCATTTCGTGGACATCAGGGATGCCGGTGATCCGGTCGAGTGCGCTAGGGCGTACTGCGCGGCGGGCGCCGACGAGATCGCCCTGCTCGACATCACCGCCACCGTCGAGGGCCGCGGAACGATGCTGGACGTCGTTCGCCGGGTCGCCGATGCCGCCGCAGTCCCGTTCACAGTCGGCGGGGGGATCAGCGATGTGAAGTCGGCGGAGGCCGTGCTCGATGCCGGCGCGGACAAGATCTCGACGAGCAGCGCCGCCTTTCGCAACCCGCAATTGATCCCGACGATGGTGCGCGAGTTCGGCGGCGAGAAGGTCACCGTCGCGATAGATGTGGACGTCAACCCGAGCCTCCCGTCCGGCTACGAGGTCTACATAGACGGCGGGCGGACCGCCACCGGCAAGGACGCGGTCGAGTGGGCGAAGCAGGTCAACGGATATGCGGTCGGCTGCATACTTCCTACCAGCAAGGCGGGCGACGGAGCGAAGACCGGCTACGACCTGCCGATCATACGGAAGATCGCGGCGGTGGCATCGTGTCCAGTCGTGGCATCGGGCGGGGCCGGGACCCTGGAGCACTTCTACGAGGCCGTCGAGGCCGGTGCGACGGTCCTTCTGGCGGCGTCCGTCTTCCACTTCGGCATCATCTCGATCCCCGAACTGAAGCGGTATCTGAAGGACCGCGGGGTAGACGTCGCCTGA
- a CDS encoding FAD-dependent oxidoreductase — MSDTYREPARETPIAYEADVVVAGGGVAGCSAAISAARNGAKTLLVERNGVLGGVAGAGLMTNIGNAFMTAQNFPVVKGIPREIVERLVAEGGTRPGWHRPEQPGIVFDPEVFKLVLSDMLREAGVEVLLHALTAAALKDGDRVTGIIIESKSGRQAAAASNVIDATGEADVAHLAGAPCRVVPSGGSMLFRLANVDLDRAVDWMGEHRDSFPNDSDGVKDYETFARNWREYGFFFFPHHGGKQFGPWNEAIERGEYAEKDGDWYALNAFGMYGIRGDSTVTINSNYMWITDVDVRLYSRAELEGHRHCQRTAEFLRKHLPGFENAALIQTADDWGQRRNRLIEGRATLTKDDAAAGRTWGDVIGRFPLKQEGEPPHGVEIPFGVMVPLKIDGLLAASGKSASTDPVGLIRGMSRCMTLGEAAGVAAALGARAGVPPGNVPIREVQRQLVAQGAYLGEADRLAELGVV; from the coding sequence ATGAGCGACACGTACCGTGAACCCGCGAGAGAGACGCCTATCGCATACGAGGCGGACGTCGTCGTCGCCGGAGGGGGAGTCGCCGGGTGTTCGGCAGCGATATCGGCGGCGCGGAACGGGGCGAAAACGCTTCTGGTTGAGCGGAACGGCGTCCTTGGAGGAGTTGCCGGAGCCGGGTTGATGACCAACATCGGAAACGCGTTCATGACGGCCCAGAACTTCCCGGTCGTGAAGGGCATACCCCGCGAGATCGTCGAGCGCCTCGTCGCGGAGGGAGGGACCAGGCCGGGGTGGCATCGGCCGGAGCAGCCGGGGATCGTTTTCGACCCCGAGGTCTTCAAGCTGGTGCTCAGCGACATGCTCCGCGAGGCGGGAGTCGAGGTGCTGCTCCACGCTCTCACGGCAGCCGCGCTCAAGGACGGCGACCGTGTGACCGGCATCATCATCGAGAGCAAGAGCGGGCGACAGGCAGCAGCGGCATCGAACGTGATAGACGCGACCGGCGAGGCGGACGTGGCCCATTTGGCGGGAGCGCCCTGCAGAGTCGTGCCGAGCGGCGGGAGCATGCTCTTCCGCCTGGCGAACGTAGACCTCGACCGGGCGGTCGACTGGATGGGCGAGCACAGGGACAGCTTCCCGAACGACAGCGACGGCGTGAAGGACTACGAAACATTTGCACGAAACTGGCGGGAGTACGGCTTCTTCTTCTTTCCGCATCACGGCGGCAAGCAGTTCGGGCCGTGGAACGAGGCGATCGAGCGCGGGGAGTACGCGGAGAAGGACGGCGACTGGTATGCGCTCAACGCCTTCGGGATGTACGGGATCAGGGGCGACAGCACGGTCACCATCAACTCGAACTACATGTGGATCACCGATGTGGACGTGCGCCTGTACTCGCGGGCGGAGTTAGAGGGGCACCGCCACTGCCAACGGACGGCGGAGTTCCTTCGGAAGCATCTACCGGGATTCGAGAACGCGGCACTGATTCAGACCGCCGACGACTGGGGCCAGCGTCGGAACAGGCTGATCGAAGGCAGAGCGACGCTCACCAAGGACGACGCGGCGGCCGGTCGGACGTGGGGCGATGTGATCGGCCGGTTCCCGCTCAAGCAGGAGGGCGAGCCGCCGCACGGGGTCGAGATCCCGTTCGGCGTCATGGTGCCGCTGAAGATCGACGGGCTGCTGGCCGCCAGCGGTAAGAGCGCCTCGACCGATCCGGTCGGTCTGATTCGCGGGATGTCCCGGTGCATGACGCTCGGCGAGGCGGCGGGAGTGGCGGCGGCACTAGGCGCGCGTGCCGGGGTCCCGCCGGGGAATGTGCCGATCCGGGAGGTCCAGCGGCAGCTTGTCGCTCAGGGCGCCTACCTGGGCGAGGCCGACCGCCTGGCGGAGTTGGGCGTCGTCTGA